Below is a window of Cataglyphis hispanica isolate Lineage 1 chromosome 14, ULB_Chis1_1.0, whole genome shotgun sequence DNA.
AGAACGTGTTATTGTTGAAGATAAATGTACGATAAAAAAAGTGGATTCGTGCAAAGAATCAGAGCTCCTAGATGTTCCTACCAAGAATTCTATCGCGCCATATGACGGATCGGGGGATCGGAAAGTGTATTCAAAGAAAACGTGTCCCCTTCACAAATACGAACCTcccataaaaattttcgacgACGATATCGAGAAGTATTTGAGAGACGATCCGAGAGCTAGCACGTTATCGGATaggaaattgattaaattgccGCTACTGCCGAatgtttctaataaatatgagaaaattaaaagcaaagtAACTTCTGCCAAAAACCAAAGGATCAAAGAGATTGCTTCGCCACGAAAGAAACTGGAGTACCATCCGGATAATGTTATTGATTTAACCGCGAATGAAATTGCAAGGATAGAACTTAAAGAGGATAATGTGCTGGAGAAACAACGTAATCTTAGatcagattttaaattttatctcggCAAGAAACCAAGAGAAGAGAGGAGGAACgcaaaagatgtaaaaattgcGTCATCGTTTCAGCCTCAAAGAATTAAAACATCATCTGATAAATTAATGACGAAATGTCcaaaattacagaaatattcaaacattCCTAAAACTCGGCAAAGGTTTATCGATGAATCAAAATGACGGGACGCAACACCCAATATTCAAACGCAATCTGATGATATGAGGACGATCGGCAGGAATACGCAggaattcttaaattattcaaaacaaTGCGCGTACAAAGCTCTGAGGTACGTGAGGCTgggcaaaaatttaaatttcaagccCGAAATGTGGGAAGAGACGTCGAAGAGATCGCGCTCCTCCACCGACAGATCGATAGTAGATACGGACGACATGCCTTACGTGGCCGAGAGGGAAGATCCCGAATCCGGGACTCGCAGCTCGGAGTCCCCCTTCTTCCGCGAGATGCAGAGGCGATTGAGAAAAACATGGACTCCGAATATCGGCAGGCAAAGCGCTCAGTATAAGCTCTTCAGATCGAGCTCCGGTAGATTCTCGATGATACCCGCGAGATCGTTGGGGGAGGGGTCCGCCTTCAGCGCAAAGTTCGCCAGATACGAAATAAGGGAGAGCCGTTCGGCGAGCATTTTAAATGCTCTTCCGAAGGGGTCGTGCTTTCAACGCAGGAACCGCGACCGATGCTTATCCTGCATGCATAAATCCCTGAGGAGGACGGACGGGGCTGTCCCCTCGCAAACGACATTGCTGGCGGAAATTGAGGCGAGAGGCGACAGCGAGTCCAGCTGCGACGAACTTCGCGAGGAATTACAAAAGATGTACCGTCGGAAGAAGGAAATGCTAAGATATCCAGAAAACATTGTGGCTCCATCGGACAAATCAACGTCTCTGTCGCATCAAGTGGAACGAGAAGATATCGCGATTTCGACCTCAAAGATCGAGCCAAATCAATCTAAGAATAAAACGGCAAAACCTATGGAAAGGTCGGTATCCAAAGGTCCAAAGAGCTTGAAGGCCGCTTCCATTTCGATCTCGATGTCCTCGGAGCCGTCGAAAATTTCGTCCTCGGAAGTGCACACTTCTGACGACGAGACGTCATCGCCATTGGCACTGGACGATCCGTCGCGATACAAAAACATGGCGCCCTGTCATCTGCCTACGGTTTTTCTACCGAGCATGGAGCCTCTGCGTGCCTTGAAAGGCAGAAAACCCACCACCATGGAATCACGAATCGCTCTTATGGAGACCGCAACGAAGGAGAGATCTGACGAGGAATATTATGACGACGTGAAAATCGCCGTGCCAAAAACATCGACGGAAAAATCGCAGCCGAAACCGGGCGGCGAAAAGCCTAAGAGACTCGGCGAGGAGACGGATATATCCTTAAAGAGCTCGAGAACCCTTTTGAAAGTTAAGTCGGAGCAGCAGCTGATATCGCCGATCGTAAAATCTCCGTCAAAGGATCGACTAAGGAGGGGTTACAGTTGCGCGAGCATCGAGGATTTATCGAAGGACGCTGCGAGAGGTACATCCGAGATTTCTCGAGGCGAGGCGGAAGATGAGCGAGGAGGAGTAATCTCTTTCGCGGAGGAGATAGATTTCGAGTCGGTCTTCCCCGACTCGGAGAGACGGACGGGATTACTACCGCTGTCGACGGTGGCGGAAATCTCGCGATTTCTCGAGGGTGCGAAATTTCGCGGGGACGCGTCGGCCGCGGACATGCTGCGAAGTCTGGCGGACGAATTTGCCTCGCGATTGATAAGACAGTGCGCC
It encodes the following:
- the LOC126854775 gene encoding uncharacterized protein LOC126854775, which codes for MRTIGRNTQEFLNYSKQCAYKALRYVRLGKNLNFKPEMWEETSKRSRSSTDRSIVDTDDMPYVAEREDPESGTRSSESPFFREMQRRLRKTWTPNIGRQSAQYKLFRSSSGRFSMIPARSLGEGSAFSAKFARYEIRESRSASILNALPKGSCFQRRNRDRCLSCMHKSLRRTDGAVPSQTTLLAEIEARGDSESSCDELREELQKMYRRKKEMLRYPENIVAPSDKSTSLSHQVEREDIAISTSKIEPNQSKNKTAKPMERSVSKGPKSLKAASISISMSSEPSKISSSEVHTSDDETSSPLALDDPSRYKNMAPCHLPTVFLPSMEPLRALKGRKPTTMESRIALMETATKERSDEEYYDDVKIAVPKTSTEKSQPKPGGEKPKRLGEETDISLKSSRTLLKVKSEQQLISPIVKSPSKDRLRRGYSCASIEDLSKDAARGTSEISRGEAEDERGGVISFAEEIDFESVFPDSERRTGLLPLSTVAEISRFLEGAKFRGDASAADMLRSLADEFASRLIRQCAEATASTKRRAKLTARLVKLLADSKRYLDPDKFPSDLIFSTPQPLVCNTRLLRRVLPLESYNLIAPLLGMPLWYPREGERVKGASSSEEEEKEEEEEEEEEVEEEEEDEEEGAIPFDLVVHPPTTKISTRAELERARARLNPYALFLRKPRRKVVTWRPLTADDLKGYDPEATLDMRTKNITDRICREFCEWLRDLGGTESILVNEEVLGDMFEIVFTGEASRTMEMSMKEMPMVPNGVAAARQCPDAGELAMTRKQLIRDAKAESKPAKTIAFGTAIPWELQFVPPENRVRERWLRCEHVMPDLETMDVVWDDIMDLESVKAFVRWFREHYDISLPEALTPRRAKRAVKLYRTGNRRANR